In one Streptomyces venezuelae genomic region, the following are encoded:
- a CDS encoding nitrate- and nitrite sensing domain-containing protein, with the protein MDTTRSTSDPAAGAASHAVPPGQPTRGRRAHAGPPADERPEDEDQSVEPATYGATTRAGWWRLRPRTVRAKIVCLLMVPVVSLLALWGYATVTTAQDVARLRQVQRADTDVRGPVEKAVTALQAERVAAVRYAVEPGADRRDELRRRAAVTDRAVAELRLGGKRTVADGAGFPEGVGDRLETFVTGAEGLRPLRADVLDRRTGWDATYGQYTRAISQAFAVGGALTGMPDSTQGSHARVLLEFSRAGEMLAREDAVLAAARRAGALEGERLRLFTGAVDTRRTLTETAVADLRGPERAAWRGLEGARAYGDVRAIEDKVLVAEPGRKALAAAPSTTWNEAYATVRSELHAIEERSDRSAAGRSDPLTHGVLTPAGAAVLLGLAAVAASLVISVRIGRELVVELVSLRNGALEIARRKLPQAMRRLRAGEEIETRAEAPQGPPADDEIGQVAEALGTVHRAALRAAIERAELASGISGVFVNLARRTQVLVHRQLSLLDTMERRADDPNELSDLFRLDHLTTRMRRHAESLIILSGAAPGRAWRRPVSLTNVVRAAVSEVEDYARVEVRQLPATSILGTAVADLTHLLAELVENAAQFSPPHTKVRVSGEPVGNGYALEIEDRGLGMGKETLEEANRRIQHSEALDLFDSDQLGLFVVSRLAAHHDIKVHLRTSPYGGTTAVVLLPTALLHSGTPESRQPRSEAQRMARGTGAAADLDARADLYKEHARVHEPTGQDMNVDSVPPPATRPALAAAVEASSPPGVTTLRLHHGRDTREAPGTRTTPMETDALDIAGPDAEEAAQDASSELPRRVRQASLAPQLRERHPASGGREAEGVGSDERSPEEVRDRMTAYRDGWARGGGRPPGTGGSAPTPLGSVPGSDRIEGDPA; encoded by the coding sequence GGACACCACCCGAAGCACCTCCGATCCTGCCGCAGGCGCGGCCTCTCATGCCGTGCCTCCTGGACAGCCGACGCGCGGCCGTCGTGCCCACGCGGGCCCGCCGGCCGACGAGCGCCCGGAAGACGAGGACCAGTCCGTAGAGCCCGCGACCTACGGGGCCACCACGCGCGCGGGGTGGTGGCGACTGCGTCCGCGTACCGTCCGGGCCAAGATCGTGTGCCTGCTGATGGTGCCCGTCGTCTCGCTCCTCGCCCTGTGGGGGTACGCGACCGTCACCACCGCGCAGGACGTAGCCCGTCTACGGCAGGTGCAGCGCGCCGACACCGACGTACGCGGTCCGGTCGAGAAGGCCGTCACCGCCCTCCAGGCCGAACGCGTCGCCGCCGTGCGCTACGCGGTCGAGCCCGGAGCCGACCGCAGGGACGAGCTGCGGCGCCGGGCCGCGGTGACCGACCGCGCCGTGGCAGAACTGCGCCTCGGGGGCAAACGGACCGTCGCCGACGGAGCAGGCTTTCCCGAAGGGGTGGGCGACCGCCTGGAGACCTTCGTGACCGGCGCCGAAGGTCTCCGACCGCTGCGGGCCGACGTGTTGGACCGGCGTACCGGCTGGGACGCGACGTACGGCCAGTACACCAGGGCGATCTCCCAGGCCTTCGCGGTGGGAGGTGCCCTCACCGGCATGCCGGACAGCACGCAGGGTTCCCACGCGCGCGTGCTGCTCGAATTCTCCAGGGCGGGGGAGATGCTGGCCCGTGAGGACGCCGTGCTCGCCGCGGCCCGGAGAGCCGGAGCCCTGGAGGGCGAGCGACTCCGGCTGTTCACCGGAGCCGTCGACACCCGCCGCACCTTGACCGAAACAGCGGTCGCGGATCTACGCGGTCCTGAGCGGGCGGCGTGGCGCGGACTTGAGGGAGCCCGGGCCTACGGGGACGTTCGGGCGATCGAGGACAAGGTCCTCGTGGCCGAGCCCGGGCGAAAGGCTCTCGCCGCGGCCCCGTCGACGACGTGGAACGAGGCGTACGCGACCGTGCGGAGCGAACTCCACGCGATCGAGGAAAGGTCGGACCGCAGCGCCGCCGGCCGCTCCGATCCCCTGACACACGGGGTGCTCACCCCGGCGGGTGCCGCGGTCCTGCTCGGACTGGCCGCCGTCGCGGCCTCACTCGTCATCTCCGTACGCATCGGTCGAGAACTCGTGGTCGAGTTGGTGAGCCTCCGCAACGGAGCCCTGGAAATCGCACGACGCAAACTTCCCCAGGCGATGCGGCGGCTGCGCGCAGGCGAAGAGATCGAGACGCGCGCGGAGGCGCCTCAGGGGCCACCTGCGGATGACGAGATCGGTCAAGTCGCCGAAGCGCTCGGCACCGTCCATCGAGCAGCCCTGCGCGCCGCGATCGAGCGCGCGGAGCTCGCAAGCGGCATCTCCGGAGTCTTCGTCAACCTGGCCCGCAGGACGCAGGTGCTCGTCCACCGCCAGCTCAGCCTCCTCGACACCATGGAGCGCAGGGCCGACGACCCCAACGAGCTCAGCGACCTCTTCAGGCTGGACCACCTGACCACCAGGATGAGGCGCCACGCGGAAAGCCTGATCATTCTCTCCGGAGCCGCGCCCGGCCGGGCCTGGCGGAGGCCCGTCTCCCTGACGAACGTCGTGCGCGCTGCCGTCTCCGAGGTCGAGGACTACGCGCGCGTGGAGGTGCGACAACTTCCCGCAACCTCGATCCTGGGCACCGCGGTGGCCGACCTCACCCACCTCCTTGCCGAGCTCGTCGAGAACGCCGCACAGTTCTCGCCCCCGCACACCAAGGTGCGCGTCAGCGGCGAACCGGTGGGCAACGGCTATGCCCTGGAGATCGAGGACCGCGGACTGGGCATGGGCAAGGAGACTCTCGAGGAAGCCAATCGTCGTATCCAGCATTCCGAGGCGCTCGACCTCTTCGACAGCGACCAACTCGGCCTCTTCGTGGTCAGCAGGCTCGCGGCACACCACGACATCAAAGTGCACCTGCGCACCTCCCCCTACGGAGGCACCACGGCGGTCGTCCTGCTGCCGACCGCTCTCCTGCACAGCGGTACACCGGAAAGCCGACAACCTCGCTCGGAGGCCCAGCGGATGGCGCGTGGGACTGGTGCCGCGGCTGATCTTGACGCCAGGGCTGATCTCTACAAGGAGCACGCGCGCGTGCACGAACCAACGGGCCAGGACATGAACGTCGACTCCGTCCCACCCCCCGCCACCCGACCCGCTCTGGCTGCCGCGGTCGAGGCTTCGTCGCCACCCGGCGTCACCACGCTGCGGCTGCACCACGGCCGGGACACCCGCGAGGCGCCGGGCACGAGGACCACGCCCATGGAGACGGACGCCCTCGACATCGCCGGACCCGACGCGGAGGAGGCCGCACAGGACGCGTCGAGTGAACTGCCGCGCCGCGTACGGCAGGCGAGCCTCGCCCCTCAACTGCGCGAACGCCATCCCGCTAGCGGCGGACGCGAGGCAGAGGGCGTCGGGAGCGACGAGCGGAGTCCCGAAGAGGTGCGCGACCGCATGACCGCCTACCGCGACGGCTGGGCACGTGGTGGCGGGCGGCCTCCTGGCACCGGCGGCTCGGCACCCACGCCCTTGGGGTCCGTCCCGGGCAGCGACCGCATCGAAGGAGATCCCGCATGA